The proteins below are encoded in one region of Podarcis raffonei isolate rPodRaf1 chromosome 8, rPodRaf1.pri, whole genome shotgun sequence:
- the LOC128418439 gene encoding interferon-inducible GTPase 5-like, with amino-acid sequence MVEDFEVAISQGQLAGAVSHVLAKPLHFFNSTPLHIAVVGEPGSGKSSFINAMLGLRANDPRAAATGIQMTTVQVKDYPHPTLPQVILWDHPGRGTPTFGEDKFEKKVDLNHFDFFVIVGSQRFRSTHSDLVREIQDMGKSFYFLRTKADLDLSAAKRQRPSDYNEKKVLLHIQEDCKECLVKEGVRDPQVFIVSNWEADCFDFPFLEETLKNDLLRLKRQAFLRRFPSICLPMLEKKKITVKEKIWTKRLVLLVTLGSPVPFLLPIFLFSKFRSWCFLDFGLDNPSLAALAQCVGKTSTALKAAMQSLGIFSAILWVLPDLVGLSVMAYEYHHWEHFPIFGCLLSVGISLLHTYFMLQKCISGAADDTQRVLAKALETEGGKSI; translated from the coding sequence ATGGTGGAAGACTTTGAGGTAGCCATTTCTCAGGGCCAATTAGCAGGCGCTGTGTCGCACGTGCTGGCAAAACCACTGCACTTTTTCAACAGCACTCCACTCCACATTGCCGTAGTAGGAGAGCCCGGCTCCgggaagtcctccttcatcaatGCCATGCTGGGTCTTCGTGCCAATGACCCACGTGCCGCTGCGACTGGCATACAGATGACGACTGTGCAAGTCAAGGATTACCCACACCCGACACTCCCGCAAGTGATCCTTTGGGACCACCCCGGAAGGGGAACGCCAACCTTTGGAGAGGACAAATTTGAGAAGAAGGTCGATTTGAATCACTTTGATTTCTTTGTCATCGTCGGCTCCCAGCGCTTCCGCTCCACCCATTCTGACCTGGTCCGTGAGATCCAAGATATGGGCAAGAGCTTCTACTTTCTGCGCACCAAAGCAGACCTGGACCTGTCGGCCGCCAAGAGGCAACGGCCATCTGACTACAATGAGAAGAAGGTCCTCTTGCACATCCAGGAGGACTGCAAAGAGTGCTTGGTAAAAGAAGGAGTGAGGGACCCACAAGTCTTCATCGTCTCCAACTGGGAAGCCGACTGCTTTGACTTCCCCTTCCTGGAGGAAACACTGAAGAACGATCTCTTGCGGCTGAAGAGGCAAGCCTTTCTGCGCCGCTTCCCTAGCATCTGCCTGCCTATGttagagaaaaagaaaatcactGTGAAGGAGAAGATTTGGACCAAAAGGCTTGTTTTGCTGGTCACTCTTGGAAGCCcagttcccttccttctccccataTTTCTGTTTAGTAAGTTCCGCTCCTGGTGCTTCCTGGACTTTGGCCTGGACAATCCATCCCTTGCAGCTCTGGCCCAGTGTGTTGGAAAGACAAGCACAGCCCTTAAAGCAGCAATGCAGTCCCTGGGAATCTTCTCTGCCATTTTATGGGTGCTGCCTGACTTGGTGGGACTCTCAGTGATGGCTTATGAATATCACCACTGGGAGCATTTCCCCATCTTTGGCTGCCTTCTGTCTGTTGGGATTTCGCTTCTTCACACCTACTTCATGCTGCAGAAATGCATATCGGGtgctgctgatgacacccagaggGTTCTGGCCAAAGCTCTTGAGACAGAGGGGGGAAAGTCCATTTAG